The following are encoded together in the Brassica napus cultivar Da-Ae chromosome A9, Da-Ae, whole genome shotgun sequence genome:
- the LOC106420119 gene encoding LOW QUALITY PROTEIN: probable CCR4-associated factor 1 homolog 1 (The sequence of the model RefSeq protein was modified relative to this genomic sequence to represent the inferred CDS: inserted 2 bases in 1 codon): MNVNHHHRLGPVPWTRTVWAENVDQELACLKECLKLYPKIAFDTEYPGIMHRTYLHSSDDDCYKTMKVNVESSKLIQCGFTLFNAKGEIGGVWEINFSNFGDPSDTRNENSIDFLKKHGVDLNKIRSEGVDMFKYNFFPKFLSALYSQKHVDHVEFVAFQGAYDFAYVLSILNYGKLPETRGEFASEVVRVFGEVYDLKVMAGYCDGLGEHLGLSKLAQLLNIPRVGRAHHAGSDSLMTALVFIKLRHVFEDSKFAKGMLYGIGKRMMVTATTTTTAMPSSVSMPMMCQQNLVSYPSSDMIFHNAYMPSYDHNNQVLFWNHLAVPWMSYDNGMYVNQLNHVPSSTFAYPYQTPYAADYLGQLPDXYYNNYC, from the exons ATGAACGTGAATCATCATCACCGCTTAGGACCAGTACCATGGACGAGGACAGTATGGGCGGAGAACGTtgatcaagagctggcttgtttGAAGGAATGTCTTAAGCTATATCCAAAGATAGCTTTTGATACAGAGTACCCTGGGATCATGCACCGGACATACCTACACTCCTCGGACGATGATTGCTACAAAACCATGAAAGTTAACGTCGAATCGTCAAAGCTGATCCAGTGCGGCTTCACTTTGTTCAACGCGAAGGGAGAGATTGGCGGCGTGTGGGAGATTAATTTCTCCAACTTTGGTGACCCCTCGGACACGCGCAACGAGAACTCGATCGATTTTCTGAAGAAACACGGCGTGGACTTGAACAAGATTAGGAGCGAAGGAGTGGATATGTTTAAATATAACTTTTTCCCGAAGTTTTTGTCTGCCCTCTACTCCCAGAAGCACGTGGACCACGTGGAGTTTGTTGCTTTCCAAGGAGCGTACGACTTTGCTTACGTCCTGTCTATTCTCAACTATGGAAAATTACCGGAGACTAGAGGGGAATTTGCATCAGAGGTTGTGAGAGTCTTTGGCGAAGTTTACGACTTGAAGGTGATGGCTGGATACTGCGACGGGCTCGGTGAACACCTCGGTTTATCTAAACTAGCTCAGCTTCTCAATATCCCACGTGTGGGAAGAGCGCACCATGCAGGTTCAGACAGTTTAATGACCGCGCTTGTGTTTATCAAGCTCAGACATGTGTTTGAAGACTCTAAGTTTGCTAAAGGGATGCTCTATGGAATTGGGAAAAGAATGATGGTTACTGCTactaccaccaccaccgccatgCCTTCTTCGGTCTCTATGCCTATGATGTGCCAGCAGAATCTAGTTTCATATCCTTCTTCGGATATGATCTTCCATAATGCTTACATGCCAAGCTATGATCATAATAATCAGGTTCTCTTCTGGAACCATTTAGCTGTTCCGTGGATGTCTTATGATAATGGTATGTATGTCAATCAGCTTAATCATGTACCGTCGAGCACATTCGCATACCCGTATCAGACACCGTATGCTGCTGATTACCTTGGTCAGCTTCCGGA TTACTACAATAATTATTGCTag